From a single Paenibacillus sp. FSL R5-0345 genomic region:
- a CDS encoding LacI family DNA-binding transcriptional regulator, which yields MNIHDVAKKSGLSVVTVSRVLNNLPSVREANRQKVLEAMEELNYQPNSAARSLVRGKTGVIGMSITNFNDSFYDRVIRVVNRKLAEQGYFLALSIAENEDEGVNFLFQKDRVDGIILLSPIEEKEYVDELKRKNIPFVLLDNQLQHEDVPSVVVDNYQGGYEATKHLIGLGHTQIAYIGGPSVFLSVAERKRGYVQALGEAGLTPFGTEYCGFTVSSGYEVAKRWIREDKLPTAIFSGDDFIALGVVQALREEGILVPQDISVVGFDDQQFVGEFYPRLTTVRQPEAQMGSIGVDLLMKLINGEVMPAVVTKLAPQLLVRESTASVRLT from the coding sequence ATGAATATACATGATGTAGCCAAAAAGTCGGGACTTTCTGTAGTGACCGTATCCAGGGTGCTTAACAATTTACCATCTGTACGTGAAGCTAATAGACAGAAAGTGCTCGAAGCAATGGAGGAATTGAATTATCAGCCTAATTCAGCAGCGCGAAGTCTTGTGAGGGGCAAAACGGGAGTCATTGGTATGTCGATTACCAACTTTAACGATTCTTTCTATGACCGCGTGATTCGCGTGGTGAACCGGAAGCTGGCAGAACAGGGTTACTTCTTGGCCCTGTCCATAGCCGAGAATGAGGATGAAGGTGTTAACTTCCTGTTTCAGAAGGACCGCGTTGACGGGATTATCCTGTTGTCTCCGATTGAGGAAAAAGAATATGTGGATGAGCTGAAAAGAAAAAACATTCCGTTTGTCTTGCTGGATAACCAGCTCCAGCATGAGGATGTTCCCAGTGTTGTCGTCGATAACTATCAAGGGGGGTATGAAGCAACCAAACACTTGATTGGTCTTGGACACACCCAGATCGCCTACATCGGTGGCCCTTCGGTGTTCCTGAGTGTAGCGGAGCGTAAGCGGGGTTATGTACAGGCGCTGGGTGAAGCGGGGCTAACGCCTTTTGGTACGGAATATTGCGGATTTACGGTAAGTAGCGGTTATGAGGTAGCTAAGAGATGGATTCGTGAAGATAAGCTGCCCACAGCCATTTTTTCTGGAGACGATTTTATTGCTCTAGGTGTTGTTCAAGCCCTGCGTGAGGAGGGAATTCTGGTACCTCAGGATATCTCAGTGGTTGGTTTTGATGATCAGCAGTTCGTAGGTGAATTTTATCCCCGATTGACGACAGTCAGACAGCCTGAGGCGCAAATGGGCAGCATTGGTGTTGATTTGCTGATGAAATTAATTAATGGGGAGGTGATGCCAGCTGTTGTAACGAAGCTCGCTCCTCAGCTTCTCGTGCGTGAATCCACCGCATCTGTAAGGTTAACCTAA
- a CDS encoding Imm41 family immunity protein, which translates to MTKTYQIIDDNYNNIEGSFLYSLVEESRFNEKLFWEYYNDAIEIVKDTLNQDLDKMLTKKMFEIYKRVMECFLYHHDDNDLYKISDYPSIDKALYYNERLSFMIDGYFSDFVISEKQFGNEIKNPKYPELYKKEDSN; encoded by the coding sequence ATGACAAAGACTTATCAAATTATTGATGACAATTATAATAATATCGAAGGTTCTTTTTTATATTCACTTGTTGAAGAATCAAGATTTAACGAGAAACTATTTTGGGAGTATTATAATGATGCAATTGAGATAGTGAAAGATACTCTAAATCAAGATTTAGACAAAATGCTTACTAAAAAGATGTTTGAAATTTATAAGAGAGTTATGGAATGTTTCTTGTATCACCACGATGATAACGATTTATATAAAATCTCAGATTACCCATCAATTGATAAGGCTCTATACTATAATGAAAGATTATCATTTATGATTGATGGATACTTTAGTGACTTTGTAATAAGTGAAAAGCAATTTGGAAATGAAATTAAAAACCCGAAATATCCAGAATTATACAAGAAAGAGGATAGTAACTAA
- a CDS encoding aminoglycoside phosphotransferase family protein: MTHEEVLEGGNMNRIVRRENTVLRPTGSWSPCVHELLQHLEEQNFEGAPKFLGTDDLEYEILTFILGDVSGNKYPELEPYMWSDETLVSLAQILRNYHDATAGFNLKSENKWQLSYSDEGQHEVICHNDAALYNVVFQQGLPVALIDFDMAGPGPRIWDIAYTLYTSVPLASFAPDYSSGKTTLYRSDLHAVERSRRIHLFFESYGAPIPKELQQWIIQRLTTLCDTLRNGAADGNPAYLTMVEEGHLMHYQREIEFVSDNFEDWIRN; the protein is encoded by the coding sequence TTGACTCATGAAGAAGTTTTAGAAGGTGGTAATATGAATCGTATAGTTCGCAGAGAGAATACTGTTCTCCGCCCTACGGGTAGTTGGAGTCCGTGTGTTCATGAACTACTTCAGCATCTGGAGGAACAGAACTTTGAGGGTGCACCCAAGTTTCTTGGAACCGACGATTTAGAATACGAAATATTAACATTTATTCTAGGTGATGTTTCGGGTAATAAGTACCCAGAGCTTGAACCATACATGTGGTCTGACGAAACACTTGTGAGCTTAGCACAAATTTTGCGTAATTATCATGATGCGACTGCTGGATTTAATCTCAAATCGGAAAATAAATGGCAACTTAGCTATTCTGACGAAGGCCAACACGAAGTGATCTGTCATAATGACGCAGCATTGTATAATGTGGTATTTCAACAAGGATTGCCTGTGGCATTGATTGATTTTGATATGGCAGGTCCAGGTCCTCGTATATGGGACATTGCGTATACCCTGTACACTTCGGTTCCGCTTGCTAGCTTTGCACCTGACTATTCTTCAGGAAAAACAACGTTATATCGGTCCGATTTACACGCAGTAGAGCGAAGTCGGCGAATTCATTTGTTTTTTGAATCATATGGAGCTCCCATCCCCAAAGAATTGCAACAGTGGATTATTCAGCGATTGACTACACTTTGCGATACACTACGAAATGGTGCGGCCGATGGAAATCCTGCCTATCTAACAATGGTTGAAGAAGGACACCTGATGCACTATCAACGTGAGATTGAGTTTGTATCGGATAATTTTGAAGATTGGATAAGGAATTGA
- a CDS encoding DUF4357 domain-containing protein, translating to MTTTQYTILPAHIGEVEPNVFLGKAKGYYDRTARKAEMITLLPGSYLSKHIFNIGWVPENISYLIREGFIEEKANVYEVLRPICGTPSGTAAFSQGKDGPSAPNGYKVWRFANGKNIDEAGERPDKKGGV from the coding sequence ATGACTACAACCCAATATACTATTTTACCTGCACATATCGGAGAGGTTGAACCAAATGTTTTTTTAGGAAAAGCTAAAGGCTACTATGATCGCACAGCTAGGAAAGCTGAAATGATTACATTACTACCAGGTTCGTATTTATCTAAACATATTTTTAATATCGGATGGGTTCCTGAAAACATTTCATATTTAATTCGTGAGGGGTTTATTGAAGAAAAGGCAAATGTCTACGAGGTTCTAAGACCTATTTGCGGTACTCCTAGCGGCACTGCGGCTTTTTCACAAGGTAAAGATGGGCCTTCAGCACCAAATGGCTATAAGGTTTGGAGATTTGCCAACGGAAAAAACATCGATGAGGCAGGAGAACGACCAGATAAAAAAGGTGGAGTTTAA
- a CDS encoding restriction endonuclease, protein MSLEMDTIYDEHIAEEKLKQGTKYEKLAAVVFKVLNQNDVVIHDLTLRGDGKKTGHQIDVTVQSPNSTILKRILIECKDYDSKVGIGIIRDFFGAVSQIKPDEAFVVTTKGYTKGARSFAEDEGIKLAILRGFKEEDWEGRIKAIHIQGTLISMNQPKLTWVPASEQEVEKFNSNADPKHINTTQVLDARSNYFCDQNGNPIENLQSVLKPILNSLPRNPDVLTTGFHEFGEIKYVNLMGVLVAIKGFYYEFSSSQSVIETVVDQGGKVALLVFKVLDDELDKVIYDQDLDKFTFDDDGEVTFKNSEDEQLS, encoded by the coding sequence ATGAGTTTAGAAATGGACACTATTTACGATGAACATATTGCAGAGGAAAAATTAAAGCAGGGTACAAAATACGAAAAACTTGCAGCAGTGGTATTCAAAGTATTAAATCAAAACGATGTTGTTATTCATGATTTAACTTTGCGAGGGGATGGAAAAAAAACAGGACATCAAATAGACGTAACAGTTCAAAGCCCAAATTCAACCATCTTAAAAAGGATACTAATTGAATGCAAAGATTATGACTCGAAAGTTGGTATAGGTATAATAAGGGATTTTTTTGGAGCGGTTTCACAAATAAAACCTGATGAAGCCTTCGTTGTTACCACCAAAGGGTATACAAAGGGAGCTAGATCTTTCGCGGAGGATGAGGGAATAAAATTAGCAATACTCAGAGGATTTAAAGAAGAGGACTGGGAGGGACGAATAAAAGCTATACATATCCAGGGTACACTCATATCTATGAACCAACCCAAATTAACTTGGGTACCAGCTAGTGAGCAGGAAGTGGAAAAGTTTAATTCCAATGCTGATCCAAAACACATCAATACAACTCAAGTTTTAGATGCAAGAAGTAATTACTTTTGTGATCAAAATGGTAATCCGATAGAAAATTTGCAATCTGTCTTAAAGCCAATACTCAACAGCCTTCCTAGGAATCCAGATGTTCTAACTACGGGATTTCATGAATTTGGAGAAATTAAATATGTCAATCTGATGGGTGTTCTAGTTGCAATAAAAGGATTTTATTACGAATTTTCAAGTAGCCAAAGTGTGATAGAAACCGTCGTTGACCAAGGAGGAAAAGTTGCTTTGTTAGTATTCAAAGTACTTGATGATGAATTGGACAAAGTTATTTATGACCAAGATCTGGATAAATTTACTTTTGATGACGATGGGGAAGTGACCTTCAAAAATAGCGAAGATGAACAATTAAGCTAA
- a CDS encoding putative phage abortive infection protein produces MGKGKQENKKKWSQKKENWWITVGFIIAVGAIGIPFVLMRLFQKKFVLINFNELGVVGDFFGGTTVGLLSLASIIFVTAAIIMQKEELELQRNEVQKTREEYEITNATMKKQQFDSTFFNMINLHHDITKDIVIEDTKGRAVMEKILEKLRYAYNNNVYKPYTARLKQQAIEGNKELLDDLVRNEFFDFYFNDFIGKNEPEVQFGFRENDIDTSGYDNFHETLKKGTNKKWNDLKVQLNENYEKEVYNNDDSYLTWLNNLSFNGAKSYSSAYTDKFKQEFIDEPLNELKVAAFEMIYNEYESQIGHYFRNLYRIVKLIQDEKFHENELENNKEKRKYRGILRAQLSSYELLVLFYNLVYSSKGKGFKELLTNTNFFDDHLSSKDFIWANDNFELEQMASR; encoded by the coding sequence ATGGGGAAAGGTAAGCAAGAAAATAAGAAAAAATGGTCTCAAAAAAAGGAGAACTGGTGGATTACAGTAGGATTCATTATAGCCGTTGGTGCTATAGGCATCCCTTTCGTATTAATGAGATTATTTCAAAAAAAATTCGTTTTGATTAATTTTAATGAATTGGGTGTTGTTGGTGATTTTTTCGGTGGTACGACTGTCGGACTCCTGTCGCTAGCCAGCATTATTTTTGTTACAGCAGCAATCATTATGCAAAAGGAAGAACTAGAGTTACAGCGTAATGAAGTGCAAAAGACGAGGGAAGAATATGAAATTACAAATGCCACGATGAAAAAGCAACAGTTCGATAGCACATTTTTTAATATGATCAATCTACACCATGATATCACAAAAGATATTGTGATTGAAGACACTAAAGGTAGAGCAGTAATGGAAAAAATCCTTGAGAAGCTGAGATATGCTTACAATAATAATGTATATAAACCATACACAGCTAGGCTGAAACAGCAAGCAATAGAAGGGAATAAAGAATTACTAGATGATCTCGTTAGGAATGAGTTTTTTGATTTTTATTTCAATGATTTTATAGGTAAGAATGAACCAGAGGTACAATTTGGATTCAGAGAAAATGATATAGATACCAGCGGATACGATAATTTTCATGAAACTCTGAAAAAAGGAACAAATAAGAAATGGAATGATCTAAAAGTCCAATTAAATGAAAATTATGAAAAAGAAGTCTACAATAATGATGATAGTTACCTAACCTGGTTAAACAATCTTAGTTTTAATGGTGCTAAATCTTATTCTAGCGCATACACGGACAAGTTTAAGCAGGAGTTTATCGATGAACCGTTGAATGAACTGAAGGTTGCAGCTTTTGAAATGATTTATAACGAATATGAAAGTCAGATTGGCCATTACTTTAGGAATTTATATCGTATTGTAAAACTGATTCAAGATGAAAAGTTCCATGAAAATGAGTTGGAGAATAACAAAGAGAAGCGAAAGTATAGGGGCATACTGCGAGCTCAGCTCTCTTCATATGAACTTTTAGTTCTATTTTATAATTTGGTTTATTCTTCGAAAGGTAAAGGTTTTAAAGAATTATTGACGAATACAAATTTCTTTGATGATCATTTGAGTAGTAAAGACTTTATATGGGCTAATGATAATTTTGAATTGGAACAGATGGCTTCTCGATGA
- a CDS encoding recombinase family protein, whose protein sequence is MINPNVTAIYVRVSTTKESQKDSPEHQRGLCEEKARILDLDVQYSYEDRDTGTSIVAREEIQKLIQDAKANYFRTIIFASLSRFSRDTLDSLNLKRILVDALGIRLISIEEGFDSLKDNDELKFQIISAVNQKLSEQISLSSKRGIRQSALKGNFTGSVAPFGYRKIVNGDKKTLVPDENDRYIVELIYHLYLSRKMGEKTIVKYLNEEMEIPSPKGGVWGVTTIQRILTNEVYTGQNVFGKYEVKKVYNDINNMSDRSRKQVQRDKTKWERSTEQTHEAIIDKETFGLAQEIRLKRGGGRRGGVRNRVNVFAGMIFCKHCGASLVSCKGKSSKDGPVYRYLICSTRRRQGEMGCVNNAWIPYNNFRDTVINEVSKKLKQVINVESTTSESKDRILKRKSSNEMDKDLKKLEKAIQGNRKLLFELRKQNMLGEIDEEQYLFEKQQYEQEITSLQTELAKATENKEDQINMDKVYDEIRAALESLVDLDFDRLDELRLVLSKLIEKLVVSVDGEVEIYTPLGQLES, encoded by the coding sequence ATGATAAATCCTAATGTAACGGCTATATATGTTCGTGTATCAACCACAAAGGAATCGCAAAAAGATAGCCCTGAGCATCAAAGAGGGCTTTGTGAAGAGAAAGCTAGAATTCTTGATTTAGATGTACAGTATTCATACGAAGACCGTGATACAGGAACATCCATTGTCGCACGGGAAGAAATCCAAAAATTGATACAAGATGCTAAAGCTAATTATTTTAGGACGATAATATTCGCGTCATTATCGCGGTTTTCACGGGATACGCTTGATTCACTTAACTTAAAGCGGATCTTAGTCGATGCGTTGGGCATTCGACTGATTTCTATTGAAGAGGGCTTTGATTCGCTGAAGGATAACGATGAACTTAAGTTTCAGATTATTTCTGCTGTAAACCAGAAGCTTAGCGAACAGATTAGTCTTTCATCCAAACGCGGGATTAGACAGTCTGCTCTTAAAGGGAATTTCACAGGAAGTGTTGCTCCGTTTGGATATAGAAAAATAGTGAATGGTGATAAAAAGACACTTGTACCTGACGAAAATGATAGGTATATCGTCGAACTCATCTACCACTTATATTTATCCCGTAAGATGGGCGAAAAAACAATTGTAAAATATCTTAATGAAGAGATGGAAATCCCCTCTCCAAAAGGAGGAGTCTGGGGAGTTACCACTATTCAGAGGATTCTAACTAATGAGGTATATACAGGACAGAATGTGTTTGGCAAATACGAAGTGAAAAAGGTTTACAACGACATTAACAATATGTCTGATCGAAGTAGAAAACAAGTGCAGCGCGATAAGACTAAGTGGGAGAGATCTACCGAACAAACTCACGAAGCAATCATTGATAAAGAAACATTCGGACTTGCCCAAGAGATTCGTTTGAAACGTGGTGGAGGAAGGCGCGGAGGGGTTAGAAATCGAGTGAATGTATTTGCTGGCATGATCTTTTGTAAACATTGTGGAGCGTCGCTGGTGAGTTGTAAGGGAAAGTCAAGCAAGGACGGCCCTGTATATCGATATTTGATTTGCTCAACTAGGAGACGGCAAGGTGAGATGGGGTGTGTTAACAATGCGTGGATACCGTATAACAATTTTAGAGATACCGTCATCAATGAAGTGAGCAAGAAGTTAAAGCAAGTTATTAATGTTGAATCTACAACGAGTGAAAGTAAAGATAGAATTCTAAAAAGAAAGTCGTCTAATGAAATGGACAAGGATCTTAAAAAGTTGGAGAAGGCAATTCAGGGGAATCGTAAGTTGTTATTCGAATTAAGAAAACAGAATATGCTTGGGGAGATTGATGAAGAACAATATCTTTTTGAAAAACAACAGTACGAACAGGAAATTACTTCACTTCAAACCGAATTAGCTAAAGCTACAGAGAACAAGGAAGATCAAATCAATATGGATAAAGTATACGATGAGATCAGAGCAGCATTGGAGAGCCTTGTTGATCTTGATTTTGATCGTTTGGATGAATTGAGACTTGTCTTGTCTAAATTGATTGAAAAGTTGGTTGTGAGTGTAGATGGCGAGGTGGAGATTTATACGCCTTTGGGGCAGTTAGAATCGTAA